The sequence GCTAGATAGTCGCTTACAGTCTTTTTAAAATCCTCTAAAGTTGGCGTTGTATCAATAGGCGCTGATTGATTCCAGTCTGAGCCACTACTAGGGTCTATCACGCCTTCGAAATAGTCATTTGAACTAAGCAAATTTAGATAATTTTTGCCATAATGCACTAGATCGACAACCTCAGCATACCTGGCCTTAGCATTACCAATATCTCGTAGATTTAGGCTAGATTTGGCCTTTTTGCGGTTTGCTCTTGCGTAGCCATCATCGCTAAAATCTATAAATTTAACCACATGTTTAGCATTATGAGCCACACCTACTTGAAAGACATAAATATTAGTTTGAACACTAGATTTACCGATAAATAGGTCAATTGGCATTTTAATACTAGCTATTAAAGTGTTAGATTTTAGAATTTCTTTATTGATAGCTTGGGCTTTGCCATTTCCGGCTGAACTTTGGATAATTATAGCTGCATAGCCGCTATCCATCATTGATAGGGCTTTTTGGACAAATATCATTCCATTACCCTCAGCTGAATATGGAGGATTTAGAATAAATGCATTAGCTTTGAATTTGCCCTGCTTTGTGCCATAGGCATAATCTCCATCAAAATCTCTAAGGCTATCTTTATTTAAAATATTTGAGCTACCATCGCCCATTAAGATCATATTTAACACAGCAAGCATATAAATATTTGGCAAAATTTCCAAGCCCATTAGCTGTTGAGCTTTTATTTCGGCGATTTTTTTCTTTTGAGAGTCTGGGGATTGAATTTGATTTTTAGCATCTTCTATCATTTCATTCATCGCAGCAATCAAAAGTCCAGCCGAACCAGTAGCAAAGTCCCAAACAAAGCTATCTTTATTTACTCTAGCGAGTTTAACTAAGAGTGTTGCGACATATGGCGGAGTCAAAACAACATCATTTAACTGATCTTGAGTAAAGCCTAGCCAAGCATACATTTCATTGAATAATTTACCGGTAAAATCAATATTTAACTCACTTTTATAATACTCACCTAAATCATCTACGATTTTGCAAAATACACGCTTGAGTTGGCTCTCACCGTTTATTGGCTTATTTAAATTTTCGGCTGTTAGAGTGTTAGCTAGCGTGCGAATTATTAGCCCTTGTTTATCTTCTGGGATTGATTTTTCTTTGAGAAAATTTTTGACTTTGCTTAAAATTTTATCGCCATCTCTTTCTCCGTTTTCTTCAGATGATATTAGCTTATCTTTTGTAAGTGGTGCAACCTTACCGCCCTCAACACCTAAAGTAGCGATAATCGTTGCTACAACAAGATAGACTCTATCATTTTCACTTAAGCCTTTTTCATCTCTATAAATATCATTATTTAACTTAGTTAAAACTATAGAAATTTCTTCATCTTTTTTGGTTTTTATCGCTTCTAGCTCTTGAGGGGTTAGATTTAACTCTTTTAGCTTTTGAGTAAATTTGATAAAATTCTCATCTTTTAAAAATGATAAATCGCTATATTCACCTACTTTTATAGCTTTAGCTAAGTTGGCTTTGCTTACATAATATACGCCAATTTGTATCTCAAGTTTGTCGCTTAATGTATCTTTAAAGCCAGTAACGCCAATAGCAATAATCTCATCATAGTCAGTATGGTGTAAAATAGCATTAGCATAATGCACAGCACCATTAACCGCATATTCGTTAATATTCTTGAAATTTGGCTCATTTTTAGCATTTTTGTTATCGATTTGACCATCTTTATCAAGCTTAATTAGCTTATCTTTATAGCCTTTGTATTCAATTAAAACTGGATAATATTTTAGACTTTTTGGGTCTTGCTTTAGCAGCTTAGCATCTGGGCGATTACCACCTGCACCGCCATTTTTAGAATAGTATAAATTTAATGCGTTATCAATTTGACTATTTAAAGATTCTTGTTCGAGTTTATAATCTAATTTATAGCTTTTTAACTGGGAATTAATGTAATCTGCAACATTTGGTTCTACTGATTGAACTTTGGATTTAGCCATTTTAGTTCCTGAAATTATGATAATTTAAAAGCTGTAATTATATATTAAATTTACTAAAATAACAACATTTATCTTTAATCATTAAAAATTCAATCAACTCATTATTCTTTTTTAATTTTTTATTGAATTTTTTATATTTATTCTTAGCTTTTTTTAAATATTTTGATAGCTATTTTCTATTCATATTTTCATATTTTGCATAATTTATTATATCCATATGATATCATTTAATAATCCTTGATTTGAGCGATATTTGTAGAATTTTCTTTAACGAGCATAATTTTCTTAATTAATCACTTAGCGGCTTTAGAAGAGATAAAAATTAAATATGATATAAAAATGTAAATTGAATAAAAATGGTGGTTAGAGGCAGAATCGAACTGCCGACACGCAGATTTTCAGTCTGCTGCTCTACCGACTGAGCTATCCAACCACCTTAAAAATGAGTTGTAATTATACCTTTTTAAAACTTAAATATAGATAAAATTCTACTCAAATTTAAAGAATTTATATAATTTTTGCTATAAATTCTTTAAATTTATCTCCACGATGTGCATATGAACTAAACTGATCTAAACTAGCACACGCTGGACTAAGCAAAGCAACATCATCTTTTTCCATCATTTTATCTATCAAATTTACAGCATTATAAAGCTCTTTAGCATTAAATACTTTAGCGCCAAATTTATAGCTCATCTTTTCTATATCATCGCAATTTGAGCCAATAGCATAGATTGTAGCGCCTTGCTTAGCAGCTGTAGCGACTACTTTTTCTATACTCACACCCTTATCATCGCCACCTAATATAATATGAATCTTAGACCCCTCATATCTGGCTAAGGCTTGAAGAGTTGCGTCTATATTTGTAGCTTTAGTATCATTGACCCATAATCTACCTTTGGCGTCCTTTAACTCTTCAAGCTTGTGAGGCTCAATGATAAATTTATTAAGCAAATCAATGCTACAACGACTAAATATTATGCTCTCAATACAAAGCGCCATAATCGCATCCATCAAAAATGGCACTCGAAAATCAATCCTACCAATATCAATATTAAATTTATTAGCTAGATCAATCTCATCTTCATACCCTATAATCTTAGCGTGAGATTTGATCTTTTCATAGCATTTTGGCACTATAGCCACGCTACCTTCTCTCATCATTGATAGCGGTTTTAGCTTGGCATTTTCATACTCTTTAGCACTACCATGCCAACTTATATGATCATCGCTAATAGGCAAAAGCGCATAGATATCAGGAGAGGTAAATTTGGTATAATGGATAGTAAAAGAGCTAGTCTCTAAAATCCAAATTTTAGCCTTCTTGCCCACTAAATCACCAAGCGCAATTCCTACATTACCACCCATAATTGCCCCACGATCTCTTAATAGATGCTCAGTCATTTTAGTCGTTGTAGTCTTGCCATTTGTGCCACTAATCCAGATACTTTTTGGGGTGGAATTTCTAAAATAATCATACTCGCTTATGAGATTTTTAGCCGATTTTATCAGCTTATGAGATGGCGGAAATCCAGGACTTGGAATCTCTAGTTCACTAAGATTTGGATCAAATTTATCCACAGGCAATAGAGCATTTCCATACTCATCACTGCTTGCTATTTTAAATTTATCATCATAGATATTCCAGCCGCCGCTTTTGGCGATAGATTTTGTTGTATTAGCATATCCAAATAGAGATTTTATCATTATTTTACCTTAATTTTAAAGCTATCAAAGCAATTAAATTTGCCACCAAAGCTATCATCCAAAACCGCACAATAATCTTATTTTCGCTCCACCCCTTCATCTCGAAATGGTGGTGTAAAGGTGCCATTAAAAATATACGCTTTTTTCTAATCTTAAAGCTACCAACTTGCAAAATTACAGAGAGCGTCTCAACCACAAATACAAACCCGATTATTATAAGCAAAAGCTCATTTTTTGTAACAATCCCCATATATCCGATAAACGCACCGATACTAAGGCTACCACTATCACCCATAAAAACCTCAGCCGGATAGCAATTAAACCATAAAAACCCAAAAAGCGCCCCAATAACAGCAGTAACTAAGATCACAATTTCGCCTAAATTTACCACCTTAGGTAGCAATAAATAAGAGCTATAAACAGCATTTCCCATCAAATAAGCAAATATTCCAAGACTAACTAATCCAAAAATAGAAGGCACACTAGCAAGTCCATCTAATCCATCTGTTAAATTTACTGCATTAGATGCTGAAGTAAATACCAAAACCCAAAATAACATTGCAAAAATAGATATATCTAAAATCGCATGCTTATAAAATGGAAAATAAAATAAAGAATCAAGTCCGCTAAAAAAATATAAAAGCACAGCAGCTATCATACCAAGCACAATTTGAAAAACAAATTTAACCCTAGCGTGCAAACCAGCGTGATTTTGGCGACCAACTATCTTGCTATAATCATCATAAAAACCAAGCAGACAAAATCCACCCAAAACAAAAAGCCCAATAAGCACAAAAGCATTGCTTAAATTTGCACTCAAAAGCGTGGCCACTACAGCACAAATAACAAAAACAACACCGCCCATTGTCGGAGTTTTACCTTTTTGCTGATGAGATTGCGGAGCTAGCTCATATATAGGCTGATTAGCATTTTTAATCCTTGCCCAAGCTATAAATTTAGGCATAAAAAATAGAGTCAAAACAAAAGCTAAAAAAAAGCTAATCCCAGCACGAACGCTAATATAACTAAAAAAATTAAATTCAAAAATTTCATAAATATAATAAAACACCAAAAATCCTAAGACGATAACTAAAAAATTTAAGATAAAATTATATAAATTTTTTGATAATATTTGGATAAATCTAGTTAAAAATTTAAAAAAATTATAATTATTTATAAATCAATGTTAAAATTGTGCCTAAAATATGCTTAAATAAGGACATAACCAAATGAGCAAAAAAGCTATATTAGTAATCACTGATGGAATTGGATATAATCCAAGCAATGAATTTAATGCATTTAATGCTGCTAAAAAGCCAACATATGAGTGGTTAGAAGCAAATGCTGCTAAAAATTTATTAAAAACTAGCGGTCTAGCTGTGGGCTTGCCTGATGGGCAAATGGGCAATAGCGAAGTTGGCCATATGACTATTGGCAGTGGAAGAATCCTATATCAAAATTTAGTTAAGATTGACAAAGCAATAGAATCAGACAAATTAAAAGATAATCCAGAATTAAAAGAGCTACTAAATAAAGTAAATAGAGTTCATGTTATTGGTCTTTATAGCGATGGTGGCGTACACTCACATATAAATCATTTTGATGCTATATGTCAAATTTGTATCGCAAATAAAAAAGAGGTTTATGCTCACCCTATAACTGATGGCCGTGATGTCAATCCAAAAACTGGAATAAATTTCATAAAATCTCTTCAAGACAAATTTACAGTTGCCTCAATCAGCGGTAGATTTTATGCTATGGATAGGGATAAAAGATGGGATAGAGTAGAAACTGCTTATAAAATCATAGCTCAAAATGAAAATTTACAAACAATAACTCCAGTCCAATATATGGAAAATTCATATCAAAAAGAGATATTTGATGAGTTTATAGAACCAGCTAGTTTTATAGATTTTGGTGGAATTAAAAAAGATGATGGAATAATCTTTATCAACTTTAGAAATGATAGAGCAAGGGAGATTTGTGCTGCTTTGGCTGTTAGTGAATTTAATGAATTTAAGCGTGAAAATATCTGCGAAAATTTAATTACAATGACAAACTATGATGATAAATTTAGCTTTCCTATAATGTTTAAAAATGATGATATTAAAGATACATTAGCTGATGTTATAGCAAAAAATGGATTAAGACAACTCCACACTGCAGAGACTGAAAAATATGCTCATGTGACATTCTTTTTTAATGGTGGCAAAGAGGATCTTGTAGAGAATGAAACAAGAGTATTAATACCAAGTCCAAAAGTTAAAACATATGATGAACAGCCAGCTATGAGTGCATATGAAGTAACCGATGCGGTGATAAAAGGCATAGAAAATGGGATTGAATTTATAGTAGTAAATTATGCAAATGGTGATATGGTCGGTCACACTGGAAACTATGACGCAGCTATAAAAGCAGTTGAAGCAGTAGATGAATGCTTAGGTAAAGTGATTGCAAAAGCTAAAGAGTATGGCTACTCATATATGCAAATTAGCGATCATGGAAACTGCGAAGCAATGCAAAGTAACGATGGCGAATTACTAACTAATCATACAACATTTGATGTATTTAACTATGTAGTAGCTGATGGTATAAACTCAATAGAATACGGCGGGCTAAGCAATGTAGCTCCAACAATACTAAAATTAATGGATTTAGAAATTCCAGAAGTTATGGATAAACCACTATTTTAAAGGATAATAAATGAAATTTAGCGGGAAAAATGTTTTAGTTACTGGTGCAAGCCGTGGAATTGGTGCTGAAATTTGTAAAGTTTTAGCTAGTTTTGGACTTAAAGTTTGGATAAATTATAGATCAAATCCTAAGCTTGCAGATGATTTAAAAGCTCAAATAGAAGCTGGTGGCGGTAGTGCTGCTGTTGTTAAATTTGATGCAACAAATGAAGAAGATTTTATAGCAGCTATAAATCTAATTATTCAAAGCGATGGAGAGTTAAGCTATCTAGTAAATAATGCGGGAATTACAAATGATAAACTAGCTTTAAGAATGAGTGTAGATGACTTTAATAGCGTTATTGATGCAAATTTAAAAAGCGCATTTATTGGTTGTAAAGAGGCACTTAAAGTAATGAGCAAAAAACGCTTTGGTTCAGTTGTAAATGTAGCTTCAATAGTTGGTGAAATGGGTAATGCAGGCCAAACCAACTACTCAGCTAGCAAAGGCGGCATGATAGCAATGAGTAAAAGTTTTGCCAAAGAAGGTGCTAGTAGAAATATCAGATTTAATAGCGTAACTCCAGGATTTATAGCTACAGATATGACCGATGCTCTAAGTGATGAAATTAAAGCACACTACTCAGCAAATATTCCATTAAAAAGATTTGGAGAAGCTAAAGAAGTAGCCACAGCAATAGCGTTCTTGCTAAGCGATTATGCAAGCTACATCACAGGCGATACCCTTAAAATCAATGGTGGCCTATATATGTAGAAAACTTTAAGCCAAATTATAGTAAGATTACACTCATTTTTATTTTAGGAGAAAATTATGGCAATATTTGACGAAGTTAGAGATGTTGTTGTAGAACAACTAAGTGTTGCAGCTGACGCAGTAAAAATGGAGTCAAAAATCATAGAAGATCTAGGTGCTGATTCACTAGATGTTGTTGAGCTTGTTATGGCTTTAGAAGAAAAATTTGATGTAGAAATCCCAGATAGCGAAGCCGAAAAATTAATTAGCATCGCAGATGTTGTAAATTATGTTGAAGGTCTAAAAAAATAATTAAAATATTAAGTGATTAAATTTAAATTTTAGGAGAAGTAGCATTGAAAAGAGTGGTAGTAACTGGTTTAGGCATGATAACTGCGCTAGGTCTTGATAAAGATGTATCTTTTAAAAATATTTGCGATGGCAAAACAGGTGTAAAAAAGATAACCCTATTTGATGCTACTGATTTTCCAGTACAAATAGCTGCTCAAATAGATGATTTTGATCCAGCTACTATAATGGAAGCAAAAGAGATAAAAAAGGTAGATAGATTTATCCAATTAGGATTAAAAGCCGCTAAAGACGCTATGGATGATGCGAATTTTAAAGATTTTGATCCAAGTGAATTTGGCGTTAGCTCAGCTGCTGGCATCGGTGGCCTACCTAATATAGAAAAGAATTCTAATATATGCTTAGAAAAAGGGCCTAGAAAAATATCTCCGTTTTTTATCCCTTCTGCTTTGGTAAATATGCTTGGTGGATTAGTTAGCATAGCTCACAATTTAAAAGGCCCAAACTTATCAAGCGTAACAGCGTGTGCTGCATCTACTCACGCTATATGCGAAGCAGCTAAAAGCATAATGATAGGCGAGACAAAAGCTATGCTAGTAATTGGTGCTGAATCTGCTATCTGCCCTGTAGGTATCGGCGGATTTGCTGCAATGAAAGCACTATCTACAAGAAACGACGATCCAGCAGCTGCATCAAGACCATTTGATGCAAATAGAGATGGCTTTGTAATGGGAGAAGGTGCTGGTGCATTAGTGCTAGAAGAGTATGAAAGCGCAATAGCTAGAGGTGCAAAAATCTATGCTGAAGTAGCAGGATTTGGAGAAAGCGGTGATGCTCATCATATCACAAGCCCAAGTCAAGATGGCCCACAAAGAGCTATGAGTAAAGCCCTATCAATGGCTGGAGATATCAAAATTGACTACATCAACGCTCATGGCACATCAACATCAGCAAACGATGCCAATGAAACTGCTGCTATCAAAGCTGTATTTGGCGATAATATCCCAGCTATTAGCTCTACTAAGGGTCAGACAGGTCACTGCTTAGGTGCTGCTGGTGCTATAGAAGCGGTAATTTCTATCATGGCTATGAATCAAGGCATAATACCACCAACAATTAATCAAACAGACAGAGCGCCTGAGTGCGACTTGGATTATACCCCAAATTCAGCTAGAAAATCTGAACTAAATGCTGTTATGAGTAACTCATTTGGCTTTGGTGGAACTAATGGCTCAGTCATATTTAAAAGGCTAAAATAATGGCTAGCTATCTTGATTTTGAAAAAGGTATTCAACAGATTGATGAAGATATCGCCAACGCTAAAATTAAAGGCGATGAGCATGCTATTGAGATCCTAAGCAAAAATTTAGAAAAAGAGATAGCAAAAACATATAAAAATTTAAATGAATTTCAAAGGTTAAATTTAGCTAGACATCCAGATCGCCCTTATGCACTTGATTATATCAGAGCTCTTCTAACTGATAGCTATGAAATTCACGGTGATAGAACTTACGCTGATGATCCATCAATTGTCTGTTATAGCGGTTACATAGGCAATAAAAAGGTAATTGTCATAGCCGAACAAAAAGGCCGTGGAACAAAATATAAAATTATGAGAAACTTTGGAATGCCTCATCCTGAAGGGTATAGAAAAGCCCTTCGTGTAGCTAGACTAGCTGAGAAATTTGAAATTCCAGTTATATTTTTCATAGATACTCCGGGTGCTTATCCTGGTGTTGGTGCTGAAGAGCGTGGTCAAAGCGAGGCAATTGCTAGAAACCTATTTGAACTTAGTGAGCTTAGAACTCGCACTATTGCTATAGTTATTGGCGAAGGTGGTAGTGGAGGCGCTTTAGCTATTGGTGTGGCCGATAGGCTTGCGATGATGAGAAACTCAGTATTTTCTGTTATTTCACCAGAAGGTTGTGCAGCAATTTTATGGAATGATCCTAGCAAAAGCGAAGCCGCTACAAAAGCTATGAAAATAACAGCTGATGATTTAAAAGAGCTAAATTTAATCGATGATGTGATAGATGAACCTATAATGGGAGCTCACAGAGATAAAGATGGCGCTATAGCTGCTGTTGGTGAGTATATCAGAACTAAGCTAGAAGAGCTTGAGAAGTTATCAATTGATGAAGTAGTAAGCGCTAGAATGGAAAAAATACTCTCTGTTGGAGCTTATGAATAATTGACTATTTAGCCAGGTTTTAGTATAACTTGGCTAAATTTTAATCGATTTTACTCATTAGGCTTAAAATATCTTTAATACTTTTAATCCAAATTTAACTTAATTAGATAATTGCGAAACCTTGCGCTCTTTTCTAACTTTTGCTACATTCTGCCCAATTACTTTATAAGCTTCTAAAATTTGTTCTTCATTAAGCATAAAAATACCTTATTATAATAAGGTAAATTAGTAAAAAGGATTACTATGGTAAACATGGCTAAATTTGGTTTTAAAACTTTGGTTGCTACTGCACTTTTAAGCTCGGTAGCTCAAGCTAATTTTTTAGATAATACTTATATAGGTGTCAAAGGAGCGATTTTATCAACTAATATTAATCCATCAGATGTAATTGGAGAATTAAGCCTTAAATTTGGTAAAGATTTTGACATCTATAGAGTTTGGACTGGATACAGCTATAAAATGTAGTCTAGAGATAAATCTGACGTAAATGATTCAAACTATAGCAATAATGAAATAAAATTCAAATCACATAACATCATCTTAGGAGCAAGATACACTCCATCGATTAATGATAGTTTTAAAGCTTTACTTGGGTAGTTATAACAAAAGGAGAAAGTATTGAAACAACCAATAATGGCTAAACAGAAAAAGTAGGTGATACTAAAACAGGCGGTATTTTGGATTGAAGCTTGGTGGTATTTATGCGATAAATGATAGCAATGAGATTGAATTTAGTCTAAAAAGCGATTACACATCTACAGGTTTAGAAGGTTATAAAATAGAATGGATTATGGTGCTTATTTAGGTTATAACTATAAATTTTAATTAAATAGCCAAAGAGATCTTCTCTTTGGCTAAAGATTATCGATTTTGATTTTGCACTCCTAAATTTCTAGCTAAATCACAAGAGTTATTATCACCGTTATTACAAGCGATTTGATAGATTGTTGCAGCAGTGTCAATATCTCTTGGCATACCATCGCCATGAGCAAACATATCTGCAAGCTGCTTACAAGCTGGAATATATTGAAA is a genomic window of Campylobacter devanensis containing:
- a CDS encoding HsdM family class I SAM-dependent methyltransferase gives rise to the protein MAKSKVQSVEPNVADYINSQLKSYKLDYKLEQESLNSQIDNALNLYYSKNGGAGGNRPDAKLLKQDPKSLKYYPVLIEYKGYKDKLIKLDKDGQIDNKNAKNEPNFKNINEYAVNGAVHYANAILHHTDYDEIIAIGVTGFKDTLSDKLEIQIGVYYVSKANLAKAIKVGEYSDLSFLKDENFIKFTQKLKELNLTPQELEAIKTKKDEEISIVLTKLNNDIYRDEKGLSENDRVYLVVATIIATLGVEGGKVAPLTKDKLISSEENGERDGDKILSKVKNFLKEKSIPEDKQGLIIRTLANTLTAENLNKPINGESQLKRVFCKIVDDLGEYYKSELNIDFTGKLFNEMYAWLGFTQDQLNDVVLTPPYVATLLVKLARVNKDSFVWDFATGSAGLLIAAMNEMIEDAKNQIQSPDSQKKKIAEIKAQQLMGLEILPNIYMLAVLNMILMGDGSSNILNKDSLRDFDGDYAYGTKQGKFKANAFILNPPYSAEGNGMIFVQKALSMMDSGYAAIIIQSSAGNGKAQAINKEILKSNTLIASIKMPIDLFIGKSSVQTNIYVFQVGVAHNAKHVVKFIDFSDDGYARANRKKAKSSLNLRDIGNAKARYAEVVDLVHYGKNYLNLLSSNDYFEGVIDPSSGSDWNQSAPIDTTPTLEDFKKTVSDYLAWEVSQIIKNQKDNLGK
- the murD gene encoding UDP-N-acetylmuramoyl-L-alanine--D-glutamate ligase, whose product is MIKSLFGYANTTKSIAKSGGWNIYDDKFKIASSDEYGNALLPVDKFDPNLSELEIPSPGFPPSHKLIKSAKNLISEYDYFRNSTPKSIWISGTNGKTTTTKMTEHLLRDRGAIMGGNVGIALGDLVGKKAKIWILETSSFTIHYTKFTSPDIYALLPISDDHISWHGSAKEYENAKLKPLSMMREGSVAIVPKCYEKIKSHAKIIGYEDEIDLANKFNIDIGRIDFRVPFLMDAIMALCIESIIFSRCSIDLLNKFIIEPHKLEELKDAKGRLWVNDTKATNIDATLQALARYEGSKIHIILGGDDKGVSIEKVVATAAKQGATIYAIGSNCDDIEKMSYKFGAKVFNAKELYNAVNLIDKMMEKDDVALLSPACASLDQFSSYAHRGDKFKEFIAKII
- the mraY gene encoding phospho-N-acetylmuramoyl-pentapeptide-transferase, whose protein sequence is MFYYIYEIFEFNFFSYISVRAGISFFLAFVLTLFFMPKFIAWARIKNANQPIYELAPQSHQQKGKTPTMGGVVFVICAVVATLLSANLSNAFVLIGLFVLGGFCLLGFYDDYSKIVGRQNHAGLHARVKFVFQIVLGMIAAVLLYFFSGLDSLFYFPFYKHAILDISIFAMLFWVLVFTSASNAVNLTDGLDGLASVPSIFGLVSLGIFAYLMGNAVYSSYLLLPKVVNLGEIVILVTAVIGALFGFLWFNCYPAEVFMGDSGSLSIGAFIGYMGIVTKNELLLIIIGFVFVVETLSVILQVGSFKIRKKRIFLMAPLHHHFEMKGWSENKIIVRFWMIALVANLIALIALKLR
- the gpmI gene encoding 2,3-bisphosphoglycerate-independent phosphoglycerate mutase, translating into MSKKAILVITDGIGYNPSNEFNAFNAAKKPTYEWLEANAAKNLLKTSGLAVGLPDGQMGNSEVGHMTIGSGRILYQNLVKIDKAIESDKLKDNPELKELLNKVNRVHVIGLYSDGGVHSHINHFDAICQICIANKKEVYAHPITDGRDVNPKTGINFIKSLQDKFTVASISGRFYAMDRDKRWDRVETAYKIIAQNENLQTITPVQYMENSYQKEIFDEFIEPASFIDFGGIKKDDGIIFINFRNDRAREICAALAVSEFNEFKRENICENLITMTNYDDKFSFPIMFKNDDIKDTLADVIAKNGLRQLHTAETEKYAHVTFFFNGGKEDLVENETRVLIPSPKVKTYDEQPAMSAYEVTDAVIKGIENGIEFIVVNYANGDMVGHTGNYDAAIKAVEAVDECLGKVIAKAKEYGYSYMQISDHGNCEAMQSNDGELLTNHTTFDVFNYVVADGINSIEYGGLSNVAPTILKLMDLEIPEVMDKPLF
- the fabG gene encoding 3-oxoacyl-ACP reductase FabG, with the protein product MKFSGKNVLVTGASRGIGAEICKVLASFGLKVWINYRSNPKLADDLKAQIEAGGGSAAVVKFDATNEEDFIAAINLIIQSDGELSYLVNNAGITNDKLALRMSVDDFNSVIDANLKSAFIGCKEALKVMSKKRFGSVVNVASIVGEMGNAGQTNYSASKGGMIAMSKSFAKEGASRNIRFNSVTPGFIATDMTDALSDEIKAHYSANIPLKRFGEAKEVATAIAFLLSDYASYITGDTLKINGGLYM
- the acpP gene encoding acyl carrier protein — protein: MAIFDEVRDVVVEQLSVAADAVKMESKIIEDLGADSLDVVELVMALEEKFDVEIPDSEAEKLISIADVVNYVEGLKK
- a CDS encoding beta-ketoacyl-ACP synthase II; the encoded protein is MKRVVVTGLGMITALGLDKDVSFKNICDGKTGVKKITLFDATDFPVQIAAQIDDFDPATIMEAKEIKKVDRFIQLGLKAAKDAMDDANFKDFDPSEFGVSSAAGIGGLPNIEKNSNICLEKGPRKISPFFIPSALVNMLGGLVSIAHNLKGPNLSSVTACAASTHAICEAAKSIMIGETKAMLVIGAESAICPVGIGGFAAMKALSTRNDDPAAASRPFDANRDGFVMGEGAGALVLEEYESAIARGAKIYAEVAGFGESGDAHHITSPSQDGPQRAMSKALSMAGDIKIDYINAHGTSTSANDANETAAIKAVFGDNIPAISSTKGQTGHCLGAAGAIEAVISIMAMNQGIIPPTINQTDRAPECDLDYTPNSARKSELNAVMSNSFGFGGTNGSVIFKRLK
- the accA gene encoding acetyl-CoA carboxylase carboxyl transferase subunit alpha — translated: MASYLDFEKGIQQIDEDIANAKIKGDEHAIEILSKNLEKEIAKTYKNLNEFQRLNLARHPDRPYALDYIRALLTDSYEIHGDRTYADDPSIVCYSGYIGNKKVIVIAEQKGRGTKYKIMRNFGMPHPEGYRKALRVARLAEKFEIPVIFFIDTPGAYPGVGAEERGQSEAIARNLFELSELRTRTIAIVIGEGGSGGALAIGVADRLAMMRNSVFSVISPEGCAAILWNDPSKSEAATKAMKITADDLKELNLIDDVIDEPIMGAHRDKDGAIAAVGEYIRTKLEELEKLSIDEVVSARMEKILSVGAYE